A stretch of DNA from Thermoplasmata archaeon:
AACACCCTGCCATGGAAGCACCCGGGCAACAGGCCATTCCTCAGGCTCACACACGGCCTCGGCTGCATCCTCCACGAGATGGGCCGGAGGCACGAGGCCTGCGAGGTGCTTGAGGAGCTGATGCGCCTCAACCCGAGCGACGAGCAGGGGGTGCGCGAGCTGCTGATGGAGATTCACCTTGACGCCGACAGGCTCGGCGCGGCCGTGAGGCTCGCGGAGCGCTTCCCCGACGACAGGCTCCCCGGGATGGTCTACGGCAGGCCTCTGGCGATGTTCAGGGCGGGGGCGAAGAAGGAGGCCACGGAGCTCCTCGAGGAGGCCGTCAGGCTCCTCCCGAGGGTGGCCGAGGAGCTGCTCAAGGAAGTCCACCCGAGGCCCCAGACCAGCACCCCTGGGCTGGTCACGCCCGGCGGATGGGACGAGGCCTACGACCACTGGCTGCGCTTCGGGAGGTTCTGGAGCGGCGAGGCGCTGGAATGGCTCAGGGAGACGGTGAAAAGGGTCGGGAAGAAGAATTCCGGGAGGGACAGCGGACCGGCGAGCGAGACGGGGGGGGTCAGCGGGCGCGCCCAATGATTATGACCTCCTCAGCGAGCGCCGAGTTAATGGTGGATTTCCATGCCGGAGAAATGGGTCCGGGGGCGAGCTCATGACTCGGTGGGGGGAATTGGGTAACGATGCCCGCGGACCATGACCGCACGGTAAGGCGGGAGGGAGCGGCCCGACGTGGCCCCCGCTCCTCGAAGAAAACGGCATCGCGGCCCAGAACTAGACTCGCGCAGGCCGCGGGCCTGATTCTGGCCTTCGTCGGCGTCAACCTGCAGTGGCTGACGCATCTGCTCTGGGCCAGATGGCTCGGGATCGGGCTGATTCTCGCGGGCGCGGGCATTGCGTTCTATACGGCGCTAGTATCGCCCGCGGGCGGCGAAGAGAGGACGGATCTAGCGCACCGACTGATAAAAAAACTCACGCTCAACGGGAGGCTGGTGCCGCTCTTCCCCATTCTCGCCGCCGGAATTCTCGCCCTCGACCTCGTCTGGAACTTTCTGATCGCGAAATCATCGGTCTTCCTATCGCAAGACTGGACCCTCTGGGCGCTGGCGGCGGTGCTCTTCCTCTATCCGCTGGTTCCGCCATCCTACGGAAAGGAGAGGGACTTCGCCCTGATTCTGGTTGCGCTCTTCACCCTGACTATGGTCGTCCCGATGGGCCTCTACAGGCTCGCCACGGGAACCATAGAGCTCCCCGGGGGTTTCGTCGAGGCACTTCTGGGCGCTCCCACCGCCGCGCTCGTCAGCCTCACTGGCGTCCACGCACGGGCACACGGCATTTATGTAACGTTTCAGATGAGCGACGGGAGGTACGAGTCGCTCGGAATCTCGACCGCCTGCGCCGGGCTCGACTCTTTATTCCTCTTCATCTCCGGATTCGTCGCATTCATGCTCGTCGAGAACCCGCGAATGGACGCCAGAATAGTAGCCGCGCTCTTCCTCGGAATTCTCACGGCCTATCTCGCGAACCTCCTTAGGATGACGATCATCGTCCTCGCGGGCGTGCACTGGGGCAGGGAGGCGATGCTTTCGGTCCACGAGAACGCCGGCACGCTGATATTTCTCGGGTGGATAGGAATCTTCTGGTATCTGATGTACAGATTCGTCCTCAGGGCCCCTGCGCGCGCGCCAGGCGCGGGTCCCCCCGCGCGCTGAGGCCCGGACCTCCTGGCAACGATATCGCGGACCTGTCGTGGTCGTCACGCTCGTGGGGCATGTGCGGGCGCCGCGCATAAACACCACCGTTTATTTACGGAGGCTCGCGCAATTCGGCTCACGAAAAAACCTCTCCAGCGACGGAGGTCTTGATAAAACCAGTATATATATTTTTCACATCCAAGACAATAAAGCATTAATAATAAATAATGGATGCATCCCCAGGTGATGATATGCCGAGACCGAGGACGAGGAAGCTGACGAAGGCCGAGATGAGCATATGGGTTTCCGGGTACAACAGGGGCCTGCAGGCGGGTCTTGCGGCAGTTGAGAGAGCGCTCGCGGCCGTCCGCAAGGAGCAGAGAATCAACATCCGCGACGAGAAGGACGTTGCAAAGAAATTCAGGTAGACCGGAACCCGCGAATTCTGCGGCGCCCCCGTGCCACTGAGCTTCTCATCCCGCGCGGCCCTCGGGCGGGCTCCGGACGCGCAGAGGGGCGCGTATTCAGAACCCAGCGCGCGGGTCCGGGCGACGCGGCGCCCCGGATGGCCCGTTCGCGGGAAGGGCCGCGGCCTCGATGGAGTCCCCCGCGCCCTCCTCAACGGGAATGGCCTCGGCGACGGGAATCGAATCCGCGATTTCCGCCGGAGCAACCCCCTCCTCGGCGGCCCTCGCGGGCTCTAGAGCAGCAGCCCCAGCAGCATCCCCAGTCCCGATAACCCTCTCCCCGGCCGCCCCCTCCGCCTCAGGGACCGCCTCCGGGAGCGGCGCGACCCTCCGGGGCCTCCCTGACAGCGCCGCGGCCAGCCGCGGAGTGGCCTCTGCACTCCCGAAGCGCAGCCAGAGGCCGGCGACCATTATCACAAGTCCCGCGCCGATGCCCGCGAGCTTGAGGGGCCCGATCGCGCTCGTGTCCAGGGGCCTGCCCCTGTATACAACGTCCCAGAATAACGAGAGCAGGGCGCCGCCGGCGCCGATGTGAATGAAAAAATCACCCGTGATGCGCCTGACTTGCCCTCGTGAATCACCCACTCCCGCACCCCCGCAGCCGCCCAATCCATTTCAGGGAATTTAAACCCACCGCTCCGGGGTGACGTGGCCCGGGCTCCTCTCTATTTTGAGCGCCCCCGGAGAAGTTCCCGGGGACCGCAAGTAACCCCGCGGCCGGAAAAATCAGGCCCCCCCGCCCTGTTTTCCGCGCTGATTGACCGGGCCGGCCAGAGCCCGGATGCTCAGCAGCACCGCCGCGACCCCTATGAGGCCCCCGGCCGTGTCTATGAGAACATCAATGACCGAGGCCTCCCTCATCGGAACGAAATACTGGTGGACCTCGTCAGAAATCGCGTAGAGGAATATGAACAATGTTGAGAGAGCGAGAGATACCTTTGTCCCATTCCCGGACCAGCCTGCGGCGAGCTTCCGCGGAATGTCCGAATTCCCGGCCCCGCGCGGTGGCGCCGCGCCGCCCTCCCCGCCGGGACTCGCGGGCGACTCCTCCTCGCCCCCGGAGCCGCCCGGCCCTCCGGCCCCGGGCGCAGTGTCACCTCCCCCGCCATAACCCCTGGGCGAGCGCGTCTCGCCGGCCCCGGAGGCCCCGCGCGGGTCACCGCGCGCGGAGGCGTCTCCCTCCGGCCGCACAGAACCGCTCCCCGCCTCCCCTTCGGCGCCCGTGGAGGCGCCACGCGCGGACCGTACTGCCCGCGCCCGGCCGCTCCACGAGCTCCGGCCCCCGTCCGCGGCCGCCCGGCGCGAGCGCCTCAGGACTCTCGTGACCTCCACGGCCGCCCCCACCGGGAACCCGAACCCCAGATAGATCAGGAAGTGCTCGACGTCGGGCGTGTGGGCGGTCGCGCCCTCGCCCCCGACGGTCTCGACGGTCCGGTTCACGGTCTCGTGGACGCCCTGCACGCCCCCCGGCTGCTCCTGAATCGGCGCGCTCGAGAGCTGGAAGATGCAGGCGGCGTAGAGGGCCACGATTATCCACAGGAGGGCGGAGACCGCGGCGAGCCTCCTCACCTTTCCCAGCGTCATCCTTCCCCCACGCATATTGAACCCGGTGCGATATAACGTTATCGGCTCGGATTGTGCGGTCCCGGCCCGTCCGGCGGCAGAGAGCAGACCTCGCAGTTCCTCCAGCAGATTCAGCAATCGCCCAGATGAGACCCTCCGCTTCGACCCCGGGGAGCTCATGAGACGCCTCAAGGAGGGGGAAGGGGGGCGCTCGCCGGGGCCCGGAGATGGCCCGGGCTCCGCTCTATAAAAAGACCCCGGGCAGAAAAGGGGGCACGGGGCGGGGGAAAAGGTCTCCGGGGAGAAAGGGGGCCGGGGCGGAAAAAGGGCCTCCAGGCAGAATGGTTGGTGAGGGCGGAAAAAAGGC
This window harbors:
- a CDS encoding exosortase/archaeosortase family protein encodes the protein MPADHDRTVRREGAARRGPRSSKKTASRPRTRLAQAAGLILAFVGVNLQWLTHLLWARWLGIGLILAGAGIAFYTALVSPAGGEERTDLAHRLIKKLTLNGRLVPLFPILAAGILALDLVWNFLIAKSSVFLSQDWTLWALAAVLFLYPLVPPSYGKERDFALILVALFTLTMVVPMGLYRLATGTIELPGGFVEALLGAPTAALVSLTGVHARAHGIYVTFQMSDGRYESLGISTACAGLDSLFLFISGFVAFMLVENPRMDARIVAALFLGILTAYLANLLRMTIIVLAGVHWGREAMLSVHENAGTLIFLGWIGIFWYLMYRFVLRAPARAPGAGPPAR
- a CDS encoding tetratricopeptide repeat protein; the encoded protein is MRRRREPEPSGPLVGLRALRGRRGRRPRADRDGPPPPLTAAPAGDGAWAFAERPRNSYFLSGCRYLMRGRHATAGARFRKALAIDPYHADAMHHLAIVLDATGHTRDALELWEKGVELCKAALPPDFWAGENTLPWKHPGNRPFLRLTHGLGCILHEMGRRHEACEVLEELMRLNPSDEQGVRELLMEIHLDADRLGAAVRLAERFPDDRLPGMVYGRPLAMFRAGAKKEATELLEEAVRLLPRVAEELLKEVHPRPQTSTPGLVTPGGWDEAYDHWLRFGRFWSGEALEWLRETVKRVGKKNSGRDSGPASETGGVSGRAQ
- a CDS encoding VanZ family protein, with the translated sequence MTLGKVRRLAAVSALLWIIVALYAACIFQLSSAPIQEQPGGVQGVHETVNRTVETVGGEGATAHTPDVEHFLIYLGFGFPVGAAVEVTRVLRRSRRAAADGGRSSWSGRARAVRSARGASTGAEGEAGSGSVRPEGDASARGDPRGASGAGETRSPRGYGGGGDTAPGAGGPGGSGGEEESPASPGGEGGAAPPRGAGNSDIPRKLAAGWSGNGTKVSLALSTLFIFLYAISDEVHQYFVPMREASVIDVLIDTAGGLIGVAAVLLSIRALAGPVNQRGKQGGGA